The sequence below is a genomic window from Flammeovirga kamogawensis.
GGCAGATACTAAAGAAAAGAAAAGGATTGAAAGTGAGCTTACTCCAAGTCTTAGAATAGATTTTATGAAGTATGGTAATTATAACCTACCGTATGGCTCATCCAAATTTGGAGGTAACGCAGATCTATCAGAAGACGTATTACAACAAGTTTTAAAAGAAGAAGACATACCTCTTTTATGTCAAATTAACCTTGTCGACATCAAAGTATATGATTTATACAAAGGCTTACCTCAAAAAGGTATTCTTTATTTCTTTTTTAATGAATCAATTGAAGGTGATAATGAAAAGATAATAGTTCATTATGATGAAAATGGAGAAGTACAAAAAGATAAAGAGACTTCTGGGTATAAAACACTATTTTATCCAATTTATACTTTTCCAAATAATATGGAAATAGCATTTGACAGAGTGTCACAAAAGAAAGAAAATGAAGGCTTATTTGATAAGCTCATTGATTTCGAAGAGGACTTAGGTAACGCTATGGATACCCATTGGT
It includes:
- a CDS encoding DUF1963 domain-containing protein, with product MLTLKENEIQRSLFSGELFGSIGLGKKEYFPKSFKETKKSLTPLHKKMQWADTKEKKRIESELTPSLRIDFMKYGNYNLPYGSSKFGGNADLSEDVLQQVLKEEDIPLLCQINLVDIKVYDLYKGLPQKGILYFFFNESIEGDNEKIIVHYDENGEVQKDKETSGYKTLFYPIYTFPNNMEIAFDRVSQKKENEGLFDKLIDFEEDLGNAMDTHWYDTIFMGQPKPLQPTSYDTTRGDEEGYICLLDFAYRDPKYHVLISAKDFKALNFDATFLVGATT